A portion of the Brevundimonas pondensis genome contains these proteins:
- the tipF gene encoding flagella assembly cyclic-di-GMP phosphodiesterase TipF: MRKITGGFLFFGYLFIALTIGAAIWRAGLGAGPGAAGVLGALGVLVGLHAVIAGILDRRALRKEIAKVREAHRLLADAMESTQGALTELAEAIESGALSRTEALTGEVRMLEGLVQQMSDSIDERLASSPITADTYEGRRQVQSNTLLKTVHDALTENRIDLYLQPVVTLPQRRTVFYESFTRLRDPSNRVMMPAEYLSVAEGEGLLPAIDNLLLFRCAQIVRRLARQDRKVGVFCNISLASLGDETFFPQFLDFLSQNRDLKDALIFELGQATFEARGASEARNMAKLADLGFRFSIDKVQTLDLDFADLQRSDVRFIKIAADLLIEQLLDLDGAAPLATQPDIQAADFAPLTRRYGLELIAEKVESEKQVVDILELDVAMGQGHLFGEPRAIKEAVLAETDPPTEFVRSTLKSAEQRRRF; the protein is encoded by the coding sequence ATGCGCAAGATCACCGGCGGTTTTCTGTTCTTCGGCTACCTGTTCATCGCCCTGACCATCGGGGCGGCGATCTGGCGCGCCGGTCTGGGCGCGGGCCCGGGCGCGGCCGGGGTGCTGGGCGCACTGGGGGTTCTGGTCGGGCTGCACGCCGTGATCGCCGGCATCCTGGACCGCCGCGCCCTGCGCAAGGAGATCGCCAAGGTCCGCGAGGCGCACCGCCTGCTGGCCGACGCCATGGAGTCGACGCAAGGCGCCCTGACCGAGCTGGCCGAAGCCATCGAGAGCGGCGCCCTGTCCAGGACCGAGGCCCTGACCGGCGAAGTGCGGATGCTGGAGGGCCTGGTCCAGCAGATGAGCGACTCGATCGACGAGCGTCTGGCCTCCTCGCCCATCACCGCCGACACCTATGAGGGCCGTCGTCAGGTCCAGTCGAACACCCTGCTGAAGACCGTCCACGACGCCCTGACTGAAAACCGCATCGACCTCTATCTGCAGCCGGTCGTCACCCTGCCGCAGCGCCGGACCGTCTTCTACGAGAGCTTCACCCGCCTGCGCGACCCGTCGAACCGGGTCATGATGCCGGCCGAGTATCTTTCGGTGGCCGAGGGCGAAGGCCTGCTGCCCGCCATCGACAACCTGCTGCTGTTCCGCTGCGCCCAGATCGTGCGCCGACTGGCGCGTCAGGACCGCAAGGTCGGGGTTTTCTGCAACATCTCCCTGGCCTCGCTGGGCGACGAGACCTTCTTCCCTCAGTTCCTCGACTTCCTCAGCCAGAACCGCGACCTGAAGGACGCCCTGATCTTCGAGCTGGGCCAGGCGACGTTCGAAGCGCGCGGCGCGTCCGAGGCCCGCAACATGGCCAAGCTGGCCGACCTGGGCTTCCGCTTCTCCATCGACAAGGTGCAGACCCTGGATCTGGACTTCGCCGACCTGCAACGCTCGGACGTGCGCTTCATCAAGATCGCCGCCGACCTGCTGATCGAACAGCTGCTGGATCTGGACGGCGCCGCGCCCCTGGCCACCCAGCCCGACATCCAGGCCGCCGACTTCGCCCCCCTGACCCGCCGCTACGGCCTCGAACTGATCGCCGAAAAGGTCGAGAGCGAGAAACAGGTCGTCGACATCCTCGAGCTGGACGTCGCCATGGGCCAGGGCCACCTGTTCGGCGAGCCCCGCGCCATCAAGGAAGCCGTCCTTGCCGAGACCGACCCGCCCACCGAGTTCGTCCGTTCGACGCTGAAGTCGGCCGAGCAGCGCCGCCGGTTCTGA
- a CDS encoding 2OG-Fe(II) oxygenase, with amino-acid sequence MTDAASPLDWPRIADDLNARGWAVVGPLLTPTTCEALQALYDQPERFRSRIVMQRHGFGQGEYQYFATPLPDPLPRLRARLYEGLALIANDWAARLDRPGFPDSLDELTAQCRAAGQTRPTSLMLRYGPGDYNRLHQDLYGDLVFPLQAAILLSDPADFEGGEFVLVEQKPRSQSQAHVVPLKQGEAVIFAVRERPVAGTRGDYRVQMRHGVSTVRSGKRITLGLIFHDAS; translated from the coding sequence ATGACCGACGCTGCTTCTCCCCTCGACTGGCCCCGTATCGCCGATGATCTGAACGCCCGGGGCTGGGCCGTGGTCGGACCGCTGCTGACGCCCACGACCTGCGAGGCCCTGCAAGCCCTCTACGACCAACCCGAGCGGTTCCGCAGCCGCATCGTCATGCAGCGCCACGGCTTCGGGCAGGGCGAGTATCAGTATTTCGCCACCCCCTTGCCCGATCCCCTGCCCCGGCTGCGAGCGCGGCTCTATGAAGGTCTGGCCCTCATCGCTAACGACTGGGCGGCGCGGCTGGATCGGCCGGGCTTCCCCGACAGCCTCGACGAGCTGACCGCGCAATGCCGCGCGGCGGGCCAGACGCGGCCGACCTCGCTGATGCTGCGCTACGGCCCCGGCGACTACAACCGGCTGCATCAGGACCTCTACGGCGATCTGGTCTTCCCGTTGCAGGCGGCCATCCTGCTCAGCGATCCGGCCGATTTCGAGGGCGGTGAGTTCGTGCTGGTCGAGCAGAAGCCCCGCTCGCAGTCACAGGCCCATGTCGTGCCGCTGAAACAGGGCGAGGCGGTGATCTTCGCCGTGCGCGAACGTCCCGTCGCCGGAACGCGCGGCGACTACCGCGTGCAGATGCGCCACGGCGTCAGCACGGTGCGATCGGGCAAGCGGATTACGTTGGGGCTGATCTTTCATGACGCGAGTTGA